A genomic segment from Propioniciclava sp. MC1595 encodes:
- a CDS encoding co-chaperone YbbN → MATVELTEENFAATITDNETVLVDFWASWCGPCLRFGPVYEKVSEAHPDVVFGKLDTEAYGQLAGALQIQAIPTLMAFRGGVLVYREAGAMNAAGLEQLVGAVAALDVDEVRRQATADAEAGEAGAS, encoded by the coding sequence ATGGCCACCGTCGAGCTGACCGAAGAGAACTTCGCCGCCACCATTACCGACAACGAGACCGTGCTGGTCGACTTCTGGGCGTCCTGGTGCGGCCCGTGCCTGCGCTTCGGCCCGGTGTACGAGAAGGTCTCCGAGGCCCACCCCGACGTCGTGTTCGGCAAGCTCGACACCGAGGCGTACGGCCAGCTCGCGGGCGCGCTGCAGATCCAGGCCATCCCCACCCTCATGGCCTTCCGCGGGGGCGTCCTCGTCTACCGCGAGGCGGGCGCGATGAACGCCGCCGGGCTCGAGCAGCTCGTGGGTGCCGTGGCGGCGCTCGACGTCGACGAGGTCCGGCGCCAGGCCACGGCGGACGCCGAGGCCGGCGAGGCGGGTGCCTCGTGA
- the mptB gene encoding polyprenol phosphomannose-dependent alpha 1,6 mannosyltransferase MptB: MSAAVTEPTPDARGTLPWGLAAGLGALASALVAWGSAHPEFAFHPDGWLDPVVMAIGTALPMPLNRVVVVLGAVVLAVLWWRLRPRAGRPPVGRPGWLLAVWALPLLWSPPTLSADAVLYADSGWIENSGGSVYAEGLGSAGGPFADSVDPLWRGSGVAYPPLSLLVNQAVVALTGADDYWSVAAMRLPAILGVVLIGLTLPRIAAHLSPTDPLAPGRATWWGLLNPLLLVHFIGGAHNDALMAGVSLLAVYVVVVALETPLGGARSRLLVWVVAPVLVGVAMALKQQAGLTVLAVAGVPLLFRLRDLPLARRLWVLGLRTAGVTGIAVAVFVALGVITGKGFGWTAWLTLMGTAGTPGPFALLGQFGGYLVEWLGADPAPFRFVVGMASNVTLLAVLAWVVIRFSDRPVAAVGWGSLALAVLGQAMHPWYVPWSLALLGLVPLTRRQRLWVAGFVVAFLVWNAFQTVVWHGYVD, encoded by the coding sequence GTGAGCGCAGCGGTGACCGAACCCACCCCGGACGCCCGCGGCACCCTCCCGTGGGGGCTCGCGGCCGGACTGGGCGCGCTCGCCTCCGCCCTCGTCGCCTGGGGGTCGGCGCACCCCGAGTTCGCCTTCCACCCCGACGGGTGGCTCGATCCCGTCGTCATGGCGATCGGCACCGCCCTGCCGATGCCGCTGAACCGCGTGGTGGTCGTCCTCGGCGCCGTGGTGCTGGCCGTGCTCTGGTGGCGCCTGCGCCCGCGTGCCGGACGGCCGCCGGTGGGGCGTCCGGGATGGTTGCTGGCCGTGTGGGCGCTCCCGCTGCTCTGGTCGCCGCCCACGCTCTCGGCCGACGCCGTGCTGTACGCCGACTCGGGCTGGATCGAGAACTCCGGCGGTTCCGTGTACGCCGAGGGCCTCGGCAGCGCGGGCGGTCCGTTCGCCGACTCGGTCGACCCGCTGTGGCGGGGGAGTGGCGTCGCCTACCCACCCCTGTCGCTGCTGGTCAACCAGGCGGTCGTGGCCCTGACCGGCGCCGACGACTACTGGTCGGTCGCGGCCATGCGCTTGCCGGCCATCCTGGGCGTGGTCCTGATCGGCCTGACCCTGCCGCGCATCGCGGCGCACCTGTCGCCCACCGACCCGCTCGCGCCCGGCCGCGCCACGTGGTGGGGGCTGCTGAACCCGTTGCTGCTGGTCCACTTCATCGGGGGCGCGCACAACGACGCCCTCATGGCGGGGGTGTCCCTCCTCGCGGTGTACGTCGTGGTGGTCGCCCTGGAGACCCCGCTCGGCGGGGCCCGGTCGCGCCTGCTGGTCTGGGTCGTGGCCCCCGTGCTCGTCGGCGTCGCGATGGCGCTGAAGCAGCAGGCCGGGCTGACGGTGCTGGCCGTCGCCGGCGTCCCGTTGCTGTTCCGCCTGCGCGACCTCCCGCTCGCGCGCCGGCTCTGGGTGCTCGGCCTGCGCACCGCCGGGGTGACCGGGATCGCGGTGGCGGTGTTCGTGGCGCTGGGCGTCATCACCGGCAAGGGCTTCGGCTGGACGGCTTGGCTCACCCTCATGGGCACCGCCGGGACGCCGGGGCCCTTCGCCCTGCTCGGCCAGTTCGGCGGTTACCTGGTGGAGTGGCTGGGCGCCGACCCGGCCCCCTTCCGGTTCGTCGTGGGCATGGCCTCCAACGTGACCCTGCTCGCCGTCCTGGCCTGGGTGGTCATCCGGTTCTCCGACCGCCCGGTGGCGGCGGTCGGTTGGGGCTCGCTCGCGCTCGCGGTGCTCGGCCAGGCCATGCACCCGTGGTACGTGCCCTGGAGCCTCGCGCTCCTGGGGCTGGTGCCCCTCACCCGCCGCCAGCGCCTCTGGGTCGCCGGCTTCGTCGTGGCGTTCCTGGTCTGGAACGCGTTCCAGACCGTCGTCTGGCACGGGTACGTGGACTGA
- the guaB gene encoding IMP dehydrogenase gives MSFDDLTPSGVPAPFAPLGLTFDDVLLQPNESDVIPNEVETTTQVSRRISLRVPLLSSAMDTVTEARMAIAMARQGGLGILHRNMSADEQASKVDRVKRSEAGMVDQPITTTVDATIGEVDEMCGTYRISGLPVVDAEGRLVGIITNRDMRFEDDPNRRVGDVMTRMPLVTGHPGMPADEALKLLGKHKIEKLPLVDADGRLTGLITLKDYVKSDKYPDATKDPQGRLRVGAAIGTFGDAWERAMLLVEAGVDALVTDTAHGHSRAEMDLIRRLKAEPLAAHVDIIGGNVGTYEGAKAIVEAGGDAVKVGIGPGSICTTRVVAGVGVPQVTAIYEAARAAKPAGVPVIGDGGLQYSGDIAKAIVAGANAVMLGSLLAGCDESPGDLVFINGKQFKRYRGMGSLGAMKARGKQGSYASDRYFQASASTDDQLVPEGIEGQVAYRGPLAAVAYQLIGGLKQSMFYSGARTIPELQERGRFVRITSAGLRESHPHDIQMTVEAPNYTQK, from the coding sequence ATGTCGTTCGATGACCTGACCCCCTCTGGAGTGCCGGCGCCGTTCGCGCCGTTGGGCCTCACGTTCGACGACGTGCTGCTGCAGCCGAACGAGTCCGACGTCATCCCCAACGAGGTCGAGACCACCACCCAGGTGAGCCGGCGCATCTCGCTGCGGGTCCCGCTGCTGAGCTCGGCGATGGACACGGTGACCGAGGCCCGCATGGCCATCGCGATGGCCCGCCAGGGCGGGCTGGGCATCCTGCACCGCAACATGTCGGCCGACGAGCAGGCCAGCAAGGTCGACCGCGTGAAGCGGTCCGAGGCCGGCATGGTCGACCAGCCCATCACCACCACCGTCGACGCCACGATCGGCGAGGTCGACGAGATGTGCGGCACCTACCGCATCTCCGGCTTGCCCGTGGTCGACGCCGAGGGCCGCCTGGTCGGCATCATCACCAACCGCGACATGCGCTTCGAGGACGACCCGAACCGCCGCGTCGGCGACGTCATGACCCGCATGCCGCTGGTCACCGGCCACCCCGGCATGCCGGCCGACGAGGCGCTCAAGCTGCTCGGGAAGCACAAGATCGAGAAGCTGCCGCTCGTGGACGCCGACGGCAGGCTCACCGGCCTGATCACGCTCAAGGACTACGTGAAGTCCGACAAGTACCCCGACGCAACGAAGGACCCGCAGGGCCGCCTGCGCGTCGGCGCCGCGATCGGGACCTTCGGCGACGCGTGGGAGCGCGCGATGCTCCTGGTCGAGGCCGGGGTGGACGCCCTGGTCACCGACACCGCCCACGGCCACAGTCGCGCCGAGATGGACCTCATCCGCCGCCTCAAGGCCGAGCCGCTGGCCGCCCACGTCGACATCATCGGCGGCAACGTCGGCACCTACGAGGGCGCCAAGGCCATCGTCGAGGCCGGTGGCGACGCGGTGAAGGTCGGCATCGGGCCCGGCTCGATCTGCACCACGCGCGTGGTCGCCGGCGTCGGCGTCCCGCAGGTCACCGCGATCTACGAGGCCGCCCGGGCCGCGAAGCCGGCCGGCGTGCCCGTGATCGGCGACGGCGGCCTGCAGTACTCCGGCGACATCGCCAAGGCCATCGTGGCCGGCGCCAACGCCGTGATGCTGGGCTCGCTGCTCGCCGGCTGCGACGAGAGCCCCGGCGACCTGGTGTTCATCAACGGCAAGCAGTTCAAGCGCTACCGGGGCATGGGCTCGCTGGGCGCCATGAAGGCCCGCGGCAAGCAGGGCTCGTACGCCTCCGACCGCTACTTCCAGGCCTCGGCGTCCACCGACGACCAGCTCGTGCCCGAGGGCATCGAGGGCCAGGTCGCCTACCGCGGCCCGCTCGCCGCCGTGGCCTACCAGCTGATCGGCGGGTTGAAGCAGTCGATGTTCTACTCCGGCGCCCGCACCATCCCCGAACTGCAGGAGCGCGGCCGGTTCGTCCGCATCACCTCCGCGGGCCTGCGCGAGTCCCACCCGCACGACATCCAGATGACCGTCGAAGCCCCCAACTACACCCAGAAGTGA
- the groES gene encoding co-chaperone GroES, giving the protein MAVTIKPLEDRVLVQPLEAETTTASGLVIPDTAKEKPQEGKVVATGPGRIDDNGNRVPLDVAEGDVVIFSKYGGTEVKYDGQEYLLLNARDILAVVSK; this is encoded by the coding sequence GTGGCCGTCACGATCAAGCCGCTCGAGGACCGCGTCCTCGTCCAGCCCCTGGAGGCAGAGACCACCACCGCCTCGGGCCTGGTCATCCCCGACACCGCCAAGGAGAAGCCGCAGGAGGGCAAGGTCGTGGCGACCGGCCCCGGCCGCATCGACGACAACGGCAACCGCGTTCCGCTGGACGTCGCCGAGGGCGACGTCGTCATCTTCTCCAAGTACGGCGGCACCGAGGTCAAGTACGACGGCCAGGAGTACCTGCTCCTGAACGCTCGTGACATCCTCGCCGTCGTCTCCAAGTAA
- a CDS encoding DUF1731 domain-containing protein has product MRVAVTSGRLAGPLADGLAEAGHDVVRLVEREASGPGERRWDPAAGRIDGPGLSDVDAVANVFEANVWTRWTPAVRDRIRGSQVTGSLTVVSHLEPDGRCQRYANLSATSFHGDRGEVVLDADSGVGRGWLAQSTAAWEAAARHAPVPTVLLRTPVVLGVPGGMWERRKRGLLAGRMGHGRQWRSWIHIADWVTATIFLLTGRHEGPVVIAAPQPVREADFVAALARAHGRRPGLPVPEALLRASFGPDLTAEVIMASQRIVPQILPVELGFTYRFGGLDAALADVV; this is encoded by the coding sequence ATGCGCGTGGCGGTGACCTCGGGACGACTCGCAGGACCGCTGGCCGACGGCTTGGCCGAGGCCGGCCACGATGTCGTGCGGCTGGTCGAGCGCGAGGCGTCCGGCCCGGGCGAGCGCCGCTGGGACCCGGCGGCGGGCCGCATCGACGGCCCCGGCCTCTCCGACGTGGACGCCGTCGCCAACGTCTTCGAGGCCAACGTCTGGACGCGCTGGACGCCGGCGGTCCGGGACCGGATCCGGGGCAGCCAGGTCACCGGCTCCCTCACCGTCGTCAGCCACCTCGAGCCCGACGGGCGCTGCCAGCGGTACGCGAACCTGTCGGCCACCAGCTTCCACGGCGACCGCGGCGAGGTCGTGCTCGACGCCGACTCCGGGGTGGGCCGCGGGTGGCTGGCCCAGTCCACGGCCGCGTGGGAGGCGGCCGCGCGGCACGCGCCCGTCCCCACCGTGCTGCTCCGGACGCCCGTGGTGCTCGGTGTGCCCGGCGGCATGTGGGAGCGACGCAAGCGCGGCCTGCTCGCCGGCCGGATGGGGCACGGGCGCCAATGGCGCTCCTGGATCCACATCGCCGACTGGGTCACCGCCACCATCTTCCTGCTCACCGGCCGCCACGAGGGCCCGGTGGTCATCGCGGCGCCCCAGCCGGTGCGCGAGGCTGACTTCGTCGCCGCCCTGGCCCGCGCCCATGGCCGGCGCCCAGGCCTTCCGGTCCCCGAGGCGCTGCTGCGGGCCAGCTTCGGCCCCGACCTCACCGCCGAGGTGATCATGGCCAGCCAGCGGATCGTGCCGCAGATCCTCCCCGTGGAACTGGGCTTCACCTACCGGTTCGGCGGGTTGGACGCGGCGCTGGCCGACGTCGTGTGA
- a CDS encoding pyridoxamine 5'-phosphate oxidase family protein gives MSATPTPGPLSSRWVSISGTARVVDDIELKKRLWDTVTDAFAEQGPEDPVNVVVEVDPDAASMWDSPGAVGTLLALVKSKVTGETGRPGEQRDLTV, from the coding sequence GTGTCGGCCACCCCCACCCCCGGCCCGTTGTCGAGCCGGTGGGTGTCGATCTCGGGCACGGCCCGCGTCGTCGACGACATCGAGCTCAAGAAGCGCCTGTGGGACACCGTCACCGACGCCTTCGCCGAGCAGGGCCCCGAGGACCCGGTGAACGTGGTGGTCGAGGTCGACCCCGACGCCGCCTCGATGTGGGACTCCCCCGGTGCCGTCGGCACGCTGCTCGCCCTCGTGAAGTCCAAGGTCACCGGCGAGACGGGCCGGCCCGGCGAACAGCGCGACCTCACGGTCTGA
- a CDS encoding penicillin-binding transpeptidase domain-containing protein, translating into MRRSVLVLVLALVAGVAGLAGGVWWFSVRPAQLMQQAADRIVAGLASGELAATDVAEPAAVDLAAVYSGMGALRPTVTRTTELSPREPGVVSTQLAWSWVIHEGKPAWEYTTDLELVRDGEDWRARLVPAAIAPDLAEGESLRASRLTPVRGSILGQRGEALATNTPAWRLGIDKTLTDAATAVDSAGKLATELGMDAAAFADRVERSGPRAFVEARILRRHVEADQELVARAERWIGVRAVPTTFPLGISSSFARPLLGVVGDATAEQVEKSGGTIRAGDLVGRGGLQEARNHVLAGTTGFVVSIVDADGEAREAFRVEALDGADVVTTIDVELQMRAERILSGVGPASALVAVRPSDGAILAAASGPGSEGLSTATLGQYAPGSTFKTVSALALLREGLTPDSPVPCTDGVVVDGYRFDNWEGYPASALGEVPLHTALAHSCNSAFINARDRVTQDGVIEAAGALGLTAEPKLVVGGFLGSVPVEGTVVEHAASMIGQGKVVASPLGMATVMASVIAGHTVSPVLVDEPRETPPPASPLTEAEASALRSLLANNAVEGGYGALAGLDGVLAKTGTATYAPEQYHAWVIVGHGDLAVAAFVADGRYGGSDAAPLAAEFLRG; encoded by the coding sequence ATGCGCCGCTCCGTCCTCGTCCTCGTGCTGGCCCTCGTGGCCGGCGTGGCGGGGCTGGCCGGGGGCGTGTGGTGGTTCAGCGTCCGCCCGGCCCAGCTGATGCAGCAGGCCGCCGACCGGATCGTGGCCGGCCTGGCCAGCGGCGAACTCGCCGCGACCGACGTGGCCGAGCCCGCAGCGGTCGACCTGGCGGCGGTCTACTCCGGGATGGGGGCGCTGCGCCCGACCGTCACCCGCACGACCGAGCTGTCGCCGCGCGAGCCCGGCGTGGTCTCCACCCAGCTCGCCTGGTCGTGGGTCATCCACGAGGGCAAGCCGGCCTGGGAGTACACCACCGACCTCGAGCTGGTCCGCGACGGCGAGGACTGGCGGGCACGCCTGGTGCCCGCCGCCATCGCCCCCGACCTGGCGGAGGGGGAGTCCCTGCGGGCCTCCCGGCTCACGCCCGTGCGCGGGTCGATCCTCGGCCAGCGCGGCGAGGCCCTGGCCACCAACACCCCGGCGTGGCGCCTGGGCATCGACAAGACGCTCACCGACGCGGCCACCGCCGTCGACTCCGCCGGCAAGCTGGCCACCGAGCTGGGCATGGACGCCGCCGCCTTCGCCGACCGCGTCGAGCGCAGCGGCCCGCGCGCCTTCGTCGAGGCCCGCATCCTGCGCCGGCATGTCGAGGCCGACCAGGAGCTCGTGGCCAGGGCCGAGCGCTGGATCGGGGTGCGCGCCGTGCCCACGACCTTCCCGCTGGGTATCAGCTCCTCCTTCGCCCGCCCGCTGCTGGGCGTGGTGGGCGATGCCACCGCCGAGCAGGTCGAGAAGTCGGGCGGCACCATCCGTGCCGGCGACCTCGTCGGCCGCGGCGGCCTGCAGGAGGCCCGCAACCACGTCCTCGCCGGCACCACCGGCTTCGTGGTGTCGATCGTGGACGCCGACGGCGAGGCCCGCGAGGCCTTCCGGGTCGAGGCGCTGGACGGCGCCGACGTGGTCACCACCATCGACGTGGAGCTCCAGATGAGGGCCGAGCGGATCCTGTCCGGGGTGGGGCCGGCCAGCGCGCTGGTCGCGGTGCGGCCCTCCGACGGGGCGATCCTGGCCGCCGCGTCCGGGCCCGGCTCGGAGGGGCTCTCGACCGCGACGCTGGGGCAGTACGCGCCGGGCTCGACCTTCAAGACCGTGTCCGCGCTGGCGTTGCTGCGCGAGGGCCTCACGCCCGACTCGCCCGTCCCCTGCACCGACGGCGTGGTGGTCGACGGCTACCGGTTCGACAACTGGGAGGGGTACCCGGCCTCGGCGCTGGGCGAGGTGCCCCTGCACACCGCGCTGGCCCATTCCTGCAACAGTGCCTTCATCAACGCGCGCGACCGGGTGACCCAGGACGGCGTCATCGAGGCCGCCGGGGCGCTCGGTCTGACCGCCGAGCCGAAGCTCGTGGTGGGGGGCTTCCTCGGGTCGGTGCCCGTCGAGGGCACCGTGGTCGAGCACGCGGCGTCCATGATCGGCCAGGGAAAGGTCGTGGCCTCCCCGCTCGGCATGGCCACGGTCATGGCCAGCGTGATCGCGGGGCACACCGTGTCGCCGGTCCTGGTCGACGAGCCGCGCGAGACGCCGCCCCCGGCCAGCCCGCTGACCGAGGCCGAGGCGTCGGCCCTGCGCTCACTACTCGCCAACAACGCGGTCGAGGGCGGCTACGGCGCGCTGGCCGGCTTGGACGGCGTGCTGGCCAAGACCGGTACCGCGACGTACGCGCCCGAGCAGTACCACGCGTGGGTCATCGTCGGCCACGGCGACCTGGCGGTGGCCGCGTTCGTGGCCGACGGCCGCTACGGCGGCTCCGACGCCGCTCCGTTGGCGGCCGAGTTCCTGCGCGGGTGA
- the groL gene encoding chaperonin GroEL (60 kDa chaperone family; promotes refolding of misfolded polypeptides especially under stressful conditions; forms two stacked rings of heptamers to form a barrel-shaped 14mer; ends can be capped by GroES; misfolded proteins enter the barrel where they are refolded when GroES binds), with protein MPKILQFDEEARRSLERGVDALANAVKVTLGPKGRYVVLDKKWGAPTITNDGVTVAKEVELNDPYENLGAQLAKEVATKTNDVAGDGTTTATVLAQALVHEGLRAVAAGINPVGIKRGIEKAVDALGEELHKVARQVDTTADMASVATISSRDSEIGELIADAFDKVGKDGVITVDESNTLGTELEFTEGMQFDKGYLSPYMVTDPERMEAILDDPYILIHSGKISSMADLLPLLEKVIGAGGQLFIVAEDVDGEALSTLVVNKIRGTFTSVAVKAPAFGDRRKAMLEDIAILTGGQVVAAEVGLKLDQVGLDVLGRARRVVVTKDNTTIVDGAGEASAVAGRVEQLRGEISRTDSDWDREKLQERVAKLAGGVCVIKVGAATEVEMKEKKHRIEDAVSATRAAIEEGIVAGGGSALVHAASVLSDGLGLTGDERVGVQIVEKAVVEPLRWIAENGGEPGYVIVSKVKELQPGHGWNGATGTYEDLIASGVIDPVKVTRSALANAASIAGLLLTTETLVVEKPEDDEDGHGHAH; from the coding sequence ATGCCCAAGATCCTTCAGTTTGACGAGGAGGCGCGCCGCTCGCTCGAGCGTGGCGTCGACGCCCTCGCCAACGCCGTGAAGGTGACGCTCGGCCCGAAGGGCCGGTACGTGGTGCTCGACAAGAAGTGGGGCGCCCCGACGATCACCAACGACGGCGTGACCGTGGCCAAGGAGGTCGAGCTCAACGACCCCTACGAGAACCTCGGCGCACAGCTCGCCAAGGAGGTCGCCACCAAGACCAACGACGTCGCCGGTGACGGCACGACGACGGCGACGGTGCTCGCCCAGGCGCTGGTCCACGAGGGCCTGCGCGCCGTTGCGGCCGGCATCAACCCGGTCGGCATCAAGCGCGGCATCGAGAAGGCCGTGGACGCCCTCGGCGAGGAGCTCCACAAGGTCGCCCGCCAGGTCGACACCACCGCCGACATGGCCTCGGTCGCGACGATCTCCAGCCGTGACTCCGAGATCGGCGAGCTCATCGCCGACGCCTTCGACAAGGTCGGCAAGGACGGCGTCATCACCGTCGACGAGTCCAACACGTTGGGCACCGAGCTCGAGTTCACCGAGGGCATGCAGTTCGACAAGGGCTACCTGTCGCCGTACATGGTGACCGACCCTGAGCGCATGGAGGCCATCCTCGACGACCCGTACATCCTCATCCACTCGGGCAAGATCAGCTCGATGGCCGACCTCCTGCCGCTGCTGGAGAAGGTCATCGGCGCCGGCGGCCAGCTCTTCATCGTGGCCGAGGACGTCGACGGCGAGGCCCTGTCCACCCTCGTGGTGAACAAGATCCGCGGCACCTTCACCTCGGTGGCCGTCAAGGCCCCCGCCTTCGGTGACCGCCGCAAGGCCATGCTCGAGGACATCGCGATCCTCACCGGCGGCCAGGTCGTCGCCGCCGAGGTCGGCCTCAAGCTCGACCAGGTCGGCCTCGACGTGCTGGGCCGCGCCCGCCGCGTCGTGGTGACCAAGGACAACACCACCATCGTCGACGGCGCCGGCGAGGCGTCCGCGGTGGCGGGTCGCGTCGAGCAGCTGCGGGGCGAGATCTCCCGCACCGACTCCGACTGGGACCGCGAGAAGCTCCAGGAGCGGGTCGCGAAGCTGGCCGGTGGCGTGTGCGTGATCAAGGTCGGCGCTGCGACCGAGGTCGAGATGAAGGAGAAGAAGCACCGCATCGAGGACGCCGTGAGCGCCACCCGTGCGGCCATCGAGGAGGGCATCGTCGCCGGTGGCGGTTCCGCCCTCGTGCACGCCGCCTCGGTGCTCTCCGACGGCCTCGGCCTGACCGGTGACGAGCGCGTCGGCGTCCAGATCGTCGAGAAGGCCGTCGTCGAGCCGCTGCGCTGGATCGCGGAGAACGGTGGCGAGCCCGGCTACGTCATCGTCTCCAAGGTCAAGGAGCTGCAGCCCGGCCACGGCTGGAACGGCGCCACGGGCACCTACGAGGACCTCATCGCCTCCGGTGTCATCGACCCGGTCAAGGTGACGCGTTCGGCCCTGGCCAACGCGGCGTCCATCGCGGGCCTGTTGCTCACCACCGAAACCCTGGTGGTGGAGAAGCCCGAGGACGACGAGGACGGCCACGGCCACGCCCACTGA
- a CDS encoding Lrp/AsnC family transcriptional regulator codes for MYQLDDIDRRLLLELDADPRMTVLSLSERTGLARGTIQARLERYRTDGLFRLTSSLVPPAALGRGLHATVAAELDQHQLDAAVEALRRIPEVLECHAPAGDIDLLCHVVARDPDDLYRVAEEIRLCPGITRTSTSVYLREVIGYRVRPLLRAGLARPRRAGRPAARG; via the coding sequence GTGTACCAGCTCGACGACATCGACCGCCGCCTGCTGCTCGAGCTGGACGCCGACCCCCGCATGACCGTCCTGTCGCTCAGCGAGCGCACCGGGCTGGCCCGCGGCACGATCCAGGCCCGGCTCGAGCGGTACCGCACCGACGGGCTGTTCCGGCTGACGAGCAGCCTCGTCCCGCCCGCCGCGCTGGGTCGCGGGTTGCACGCCACGGTCGCCGCCGAGCTCGACCAGCACCAGCTGGACGCCGCGGTCGAGGCCCTGCGCCGCATCCCAGAGGTGCTCGAGTGCCACGCGCCTGCCGGGGACATCGACCTGCTGTGCCACGTCGTGGCCCGCGATCCCGACGACCTCTACCGGGTCGCCGAGGAGATCCGGCTGTGCCCGGGCATCACCCGCACGTCGACGAGCGTCTACCTGCGTGAGGTCATCGGCTACCGGGTGCGCCCGCTCCTGCGTGCGGGGCTGGCCCGCCCCAGGCGGGCGGGACGGCCGGCCGCCCGCGGTTGA
- a CDS encoding GuaB3 family IMP dehydrogenase-related protein, protein MIEIGRAKRATQVYSFDDIAIVPTRRTRSPQDVKLTWSIDALTFEFPIVAAPMDSVMSPDTAIAFGRMGGLGVLNLEGLWTRYDDPDPILAELAEISDAVAATARMQELYSEPVKPELIAERMKQIRDAGVPVAGALSPQRAQEFASVVERAGVDFFVIRGTTVSAEHVSSAQEPLNLKEFIRKLDVPVIVGGCATYQAALHLMRTGAAGVLVGFGGAATGRTRHVLGVEVPMASAVADVAAARRDYMDESGGRYVHVIADGALGRSGDIAKAIACGADACMVSTPLARAEEAPGRGWHWGPEAWHPELPRGERVRMGRVGSLEEIVLGPSHTPDGTMNLVGALRKAMGTTGYTEVKEFQRVEIVVHA, encoded by the coding sequence ATGATCGAGATCGGCCGCGCCAAGCGCGCAACGCAGGTGTACTCCTTCGACGACATCGCGATCGTCCCGACGCGGCGCACCCGCAGCCCGCAGGACGTGAAGCTCACCTGGAGCATCGACGCCCTCACCTTCGAGTTCCCGATCGTCGCGGCCCCGATGGACTCGGTGATGTCGCCCGACACCGCGATCGCGTTCGGCCGCATGGGCGGCCTCGGCGTCCTCAACCTCGAGGGCCTGTGGACGCGCTACGACGACCCCGACCCGATCCTCGCCGAGCTCGCCGAGATCAGCGACGCCGTCGCCGCCACCGCCCGCATGCAGGAGCTGTACTCCGAGCCGGTCAAGCCCGAGCTGATCGCCGAGCGCATGAAGCAGATCCGGGACGCCGGCGTCCCGGTCGCCGGGGCGCTGAGCCCCCAGCGGGCGCAGGAGTTCGCGTCCGTCGTCGAGCGCGCCGGGGTCGACTTCTTCGTGATCCGCGGCACCACCGTGTCGGCCGAGCACGTCTCCAGCGCGCAGGAGCCGCTGAACCTCAAGGAGTTCATCCGCAAGCTCGACGTGCCGGTCATCGTCGGCGGCTGCGCGACCTACCAGGCGGCGCTGCACCTGATGCGCACCGGCGCCGCGGGCGTCCTCGTCGGCTTCGGCGGCGCCGCCACCGGCCGCACCCGCCACGTGCTGGGCGTCGAGGTGCCGATGGCCTCGGCCGTTGCCGACGTCGCCGCCGCGCGCCGCGACTACATGGACGAGTCCGGCGGCCGCTACGTGCACGTCATCGCCGACGGCGCGCTGGGCCGCTCCGGCGACATCGCCAAGGCCATCGCCTGCGGCGCCGACGCCTGCATGGTCTCGACCCCGCTCGCCCGCGCCGAGGAGGCCCCCGGCCGCGGCTGGCACTGGGGCCCCGAGGCCTGGCACCCCGAGCTGCCGCGCGGCGAGCGCGTCCGGATGGGCCGGGTCGGCTCGCTGGAGGAGATCGTCCTCGGTCCGTCGCACACGCCCGACGGCACCATGAACCTCGTCGGCGCCCTCCGCAAGGCGATGGGCACCACCGGCTACACCGAGGTCAAGGAGTTCCAGCGCGTGGAGATCGTGGTCCACGCCTGA